The Rhizobium sp. BT03 genome has a window encoding:
- a CDS encoding transglutaminase-like cysteine peptidase translates to MKKTFVTLLALAFTAGNACSAFAAGPAGFARGLNGSSAVSYISEKDKIIPPFAQVLFCAQNPAECRDNNGLSVVALTDEQMLQLKNVNNTVNRTMIGRNDSRNELNGDVWKVNVRSGDCEDFALTKRSRLIAMGWSSRALRIATAYTPSGEGHAVLVVRTDKGDLVLDNRKSSIKNWRDTDLRWDKIQSGTDPYVWYRL, encoded by the coding sequence ATGAAGAAAACATTCGTTACACTTCTGGCGCTGGCCTTTACAGCAGGGAATGCCTGCTCGGCATTTGCCGCCGGTCCCGCAGGTTTTGCCCGCGGCCTGAACGGCAGTTCGGCGGTCAGCTATATCTCTGAAAAAGACAAGATCATTCCGCCCTTCGCGCAGGTATTGTTCTGCGCCCAGAACCCGGCCGAATGCCGTGACAACAACGGTCTCTCGGTCGTTGCGCTCACCGATGAGCAAATGCTGCAGCTGAAAAACGTGAACAACACCGTCAATCGCACGATGATCGGCCGGAACGATTCCCGCAACGAATTGAACGGCGATGTCTGGAAGGTGAATGTTCGCAGCGGCGACTGCGAAGATTTCGCCTTGACCAAGCGCAGCCGGCTGATCGCGATGGGCTGGTCGTCGCGCGCTTTACGAATCGCAACGGCATATACACCTTCCGGTGAAGGACATGCCGTCCTGGTGGTCAGGACTGATAAGGGCGACCTCGTGCTCGACAACAGGAAAAGCAGCATCAAGAACTGGCGGGACACCGATCTGCGCTGGGACAAGATTCAATCGGGGACAGACCCCTATGTCTGGTACCGGCTGTAG
- a CDS encoding metallophosphoesterase, translated as MGYMFNYLGSWRQQIPILAGNRKGRARLTFAEGEFAAVYAMSDVHGCYNELVEAHRRIEEDAARIPGPKLIVMLGDYVDRGPDSSAVLEFLSKSPPPGFQRFALCGNHDAELVKLYRKPAHILEWLGFAGTETLHSYGIDIEHLLQSAAGSEMIARVIRNMIPERHIQFLESLPIMLRMGRVVFVHAGIKPGIDLKKQKDSDLMWIRQPFLDEGPQLPVLVIHGHTPARTPTFGPQRIGIDTAVSATGRLTVLTIKGTRVGLLN; from the coding sequence ATGGGTTACATGTTTAACTATCTCGGGTCGTGGCGACAACAGATACCGATACTGGCCGGTAACCGCAAAGGACGCGCTCGGCTGACGTTTGCCGAAGGCGAATTTGCTGCGGTCTATGCAATGAGCGATGTTCACGGATGTTACAATGAGCTTGTCGAGGCGCATCGCCGCATCGAGGAGGATGCCGCGCGCATTCCGGGGCCGAAACTTATCGTCATGCTCGGCGACTATGTCGACCGCGGGCCCGATTCGAGCGCGGTGCTGGAGTTCCTGAGCAAGAGCCCGCCGCCGGGATTTCAGCGTTTCGCCCTCTGCGGCAATCACGACGCGGAATTGGTGAAGCTCTACCGCAAACCGGCGCACATTCTTGAATGGCTCGGCTTTGCCGGGACGGAGACGCTGCACTCATACGGTATCGATATCGAGCATCTGCTGCAGTCTGCGGCTGGAAGTGAAATGATTGCCCGCGTCATTCGCAACATGATCCCCGAGCGGCATATCCAATTCCTGGAATCGCTGCCGATCATGCTGCGGATGGGTAGGGTGGTCTTTGTCCATGCCGGCATCAAACCGGGCATCGACCTCAAGAAGCAGAAGGACAGCGACCTGATGTGGATCCGCCAACCCTTCCTGGATGAAGGGCCGCAGCTTCCCGTCCTCGTGATCCACGGACATACCCCGGCGCGGACCCCGACATTCGGCCCGCAACGGATCGGCATCGATACCGCGGTTTCGGCGACGGGCCGGCTGACCGTGCTAACGATAAAAGGAACGCGCGTCGGGCTCCTCAATTAA
- a CDS encoding alpha/beta hydrolase — translation MTEAGYVHRLHAGAPDKPILLVLHGTGGDENQFFDFGRRLLPEATVLSPRGDVSERGAARFFRRTGEGVYDMTDLSRATEKMAAYVKALADEHEASQVLGLGFSNGANILANVLIEKGIFDAAVLMHPLIPFQPEAQATLAGRKVLVTAGQRDPIAPVPVTEALAEHLKDRGADVRTVWHPGGHEIAPLEINAVRDFFSGY, via the coding sequence ATGACCGAAGCTGGATATGTGCACCGGCTGCATGCCGGTGCACCCGATAAACCCATCCTGCTGGTGCTGCACGGGACCGGCGGCGACGAGAACCAGTTCTTCGATTTCGGCCGGCGCCTGCTGCCCGAAGCGACGGTCCTCTCGCCGCGCGGCGACGTTTCCGAACGTGGCGCGGCGCGGTTCTTCCGGCGCACCGGGGAGGGGGTCTACGACATGACCGATCTTTCACGGGCGACGGAGAAGATGGCCGCCTATGTCAAGGCATTGGCTGACGAGCACGAGGCTTCCCAGGTTCTCGGCCTGGGTTTTTCAAATGGCGCAAACATTCTTGCCAATGTGCTGATCGAGAAGGGGATCTTCGATGCCGCTGTTTTGATGCACCCGCTCATTCCGTTTCAGCCTGAAGCCCAGGCCACTCTGGCGGGGAGAAAGGTGCTGGTGACGGCCGGGCAGCGGGACCCCATCGCTCCCGTCCCGGTGACCGAGGCGCTGGCGGAGCATCTGAAAGATCGCGGCGCTGATGTCAGGACGGTCTGGCATCCCGGCGGCCATGAGATTGCGCCGCTCGAGATCAATGCAGTTCGCGATTTCTTCAGTGGCTATTGA
- the ung gene encoding uracil-DNA glycosylase, whose product MNDTSISLEESWKAALAAEFSSPYMQQLKSFLVAQKQIGKRIFPRGSEYFRALDLTPISSVKVVILGQDPYHGLGQAHGLCFSVRPGVRIPPSLVNIYKEMQTDLGIAPARHGFLEHWARQGVLLLNSVLTVEEGQAAAHQGKGWERFTDAVIRNVNDECESVVFMLWGSYAQRKAAFVDATRHLVLKAPHPSPLSAHNGFFGCGHFSKANDFLQSRGRAPIDWQLPADPEDVKV is encoded by the coding sequence ATGAACGATACATCAATCAGTCTCGAGGAGAGCTGGAAGGCCGCCTTGGCGGCGGAGTTCTCAAGCCCCTATATGCAGCAGCTTAAATCCTTTCTGGTTGCGCAGAAGCAGATCGGCAAGCGGATTTTCCCCCGGGGCAGCGAATATTTCCGTGCCCTCGACCTGACGCCGATCTCCAGCGTCAAGGTCGTCATTCTCGGTCAGGACCCCTATCACGGGCTGGGACAGGCCCACGGGCTGTGCTTCAGCGTACGGCCGGGCGTGCGGATCCCGCCCTCCCTCGTCAATATCTACAAGGAGATGCAGACGGATCTCGGCATAGCGCCGGCGCGTCACGGTTTTCTCGAACATTGGGCAAGACAGGGCGTGCTGCTGCTGAATAGCGTGCTGACCGTCGAGGAAGGGCAGGCGGCTGCGCATCAGGGCAAGGGGTGGGAGCGCTTCACCGACGCGGTCATCCGCAACGTCAACGACGAGTGCGAATCCGTCGTCTTCATGCTCTGGGGCTCCTATGCCCAGCGCAAGGCGGCCTTTGTCGATGCGACACGGCATCTCGTGCTCAAGGCGCCGCATCCCTCGCCGCTTTCGGCCCATAACGGATTTTTCGGCTGCGGGCATTTTTCCAAGGCGAATGATTTCCTGCAGTCGCGCGGGCGCGCGCCGATCGACTGGCAATTGCCGGCCGATCCCGAAGACGTCAAGGTGTGA
- a CDS encoding VOC family protein produces the protein MLDQIKGLHHVTSMAEDARTNNQFFTNALGLRRVKKTVNFDAPDVYHLYYGDETGAPGTVMTYFPFPKMAQGRPGTGEVGTTVFSVPQGSLGFWSDRFSALNIGGLKAEESFGEKRLNFSGPDGDGFALVEVKDDARQAWTHGGIREDHAIRGFHSVAMRLRDEGATAELLKFMGYEVAEERDGVKRLIKPDGNGAHLIDLETMPNIARALPGAGSVHHVAFAVENREKQLEVRKALMDTGYQVTPVIDRDYFWAIYFRTPGGVLFEVATNEPGFNRDEDTAHLGEALKLPQQHAHLRALLEQHLQPLEA, from the coding sequence ATGCTCGATCAGATCAAGGGTCTGCACCACGTCACGTCGATGGCGGAGGACGCCCGAACCAACAATCAGTTCTTCACCAATGCGCTTGGCCTGCGCCGCGTCAAGAAGACGGTGAACTTCGACGCGCCCGATGTCTATCACCTCTATTATGGTGACGAGACCGGTGCGCCCGGCACGGTCATGACCTATTTCCCGTTCCCGAAGATGGCGCAGGGCCGTCCCGGCACCGGGGAGGTCGGCACGACGGTGTTCTCGGTTCCGCAAGGCTCGCTCGGCTTCTGGAGCGATCGTTTCAGCGCGTTGAATATCGGCGGGTTGAAGGCCGAGGAAAGTTTCGGCGAGAAGCGCCTGAATTTTTCCGGCCCCGACGGTGACGGCTTTGCGCTCGTCGAGGTCAAGGACGATGCCCGCCAGGCCTGGACGCATGGTGGCATCCGCGAGGACCACGCCATTCGCGGCTTCCATTCCGTCGCCATGCGCCTGCGGGATGAAGGCGCTACCGCCGAACTCCTGAAGTTCATGGGCTACGAGGTCGCCGAAGAACGGGACGGCGTCAAGCGGCTGATCAAGCCTGACGGCAACGGCGCGCATCTCATCGATCTCGAGACCATGCCGAACATTGCCCGCGCGCTTCCCGGCGCCGGCTCCGTCCATCACGTCGCCTTTGCAGTCGAAAACCGCGAGAAGCAGCTCGAAGTGCGCAAGGCGCTGATGGACACCGGCTATCAGGTGACGCCGGTGATCGACCGCGATTATTTCTGGGCGATCTATTTCCGCACGCCGGGCGGCGTGCTGTTCGAGGTCGCGACCAATGAGCCGGGCTTCAACCGCGACGAGGACACGGCCCATCTCGGTGAAGCCCTGAAGCTGCCGCAGCAGCACGCTCATCTTCGCGCACTGCTCGAGCAGCACCTGCAGCCGCTTGAAGCGTAA
- a CDS encoding O-antigen ligase, which produces MLSNLINRQALREALLFAFTGLVILTLLPFGSVTPFPFAFAAIGMFTLGAISALLFGEPRQSRGVFSIALLMLIVVTGWTFIQTIELPSNWLANPAWRAARDLAGVDYAAISVEPADTLASILSVGLPFVTFLTGLLLCDTDQRARKVLTLLGLSAGIIAVFGLLQFSLFPNILIVVEKRAYLDSLTAVFVNRNTAATFLGLGTLLMLTLVRDIARSHSNHPPGEPGRNTLLLKSWIYILLLCACFTALMLTRSRAGIFATFIGALIYFPWLVMNWNGSRRYLKPAPGWRPMLKLFSAIVFVVGLLAAFAGQAILRAQERRLEDDDRFCILPGIWRAISDHWLTGTGLGTFRTVFPAYRDPACGIFGIFDRAHNFYLEGFLGLGILFPVTAILAFAVLARVFRQGFAQRRRLRHFVLLGLAATVLVALHAAVDFSLQIPGFAVFYSAFLSAVVAVSLGRGNGEADVAYERPLSR; this is translated from the coding sequence ATGTTATCCAACCTCATCAACAGGCAGGCCTTGCGCGAGGCTCTTCTCTTTGCCTTTACCGGCCTCGTTATACTGACGCTTCTTCCGTTCGGGAGCGTCACGCCCTTTCCCTTCGCCTTTGCAGCGATCGGAATGTTTACCCTCGGCGCCATTTCGGCACTGCTGTTCGGAGAGCCGAGGCAAAGCAGAGGGGTTTTCAGTATCGCTCTGTTGATGCTCATCGTGGTGACGGGCTGGACGTTCATCCAGACCATCGAACTGCCTTCCAACTGGCTGGCAAACCCGGCCTGGCGTGCCGCGCGTGACCTGGCAGGTGTCGACTACGCGGCAATCTCGGTCGAACCGGCCGACACGCTGGCGTCGATCCTCTCGGTGGGGCTGCCCTTCGTCACGTTCCTGACCGGGCTTCTCTTATGCGATACCGATCAGCGCGCGAGGAAAGTGCTGACCCTCCTCGGGCTTTCGGCGGGCATCATCGCTGTGTTCGGCCTGCTGCAGTTTTCACTGTTTCCCAACATCCTGATCGTCGTGGAGAAGCGCGCCTACCTCGACAGCCTGACCGCAGTCTTCGTCAATCGCAATACCGCGGCGACCTTCCTCGGGCTTGGAACGCTGCTGATGCTGACCCTCGTCAGAGATATCGCCCGTTCCCATTCGAACCATCCGCCCGGCGAGCCGGGCCGAAACACGCTTCTGTTGAAATCGTGGATTTACATCCTGCTCTTGTGCGCATGCTTCACCGCGCTGATGCTGACCCGCTCGCGCGCAGGCATATTCGCGACCTTTATTGGCGCTCTCATTTATTTCCCTTGGCTGGTCATGAATTGGAACGGCTCGCGGCGTTATCTGAAACCGGCGCCGGGATGGCGCCCGATGCTGAAGCTCTTCTCGGCGATCGTATTCGTCGTCGGGTTGCTGGCGGCGTTTGCCGGTCAGGCGATTTTGCGCGCGCAAGAGCGGCGGCTCGAGGATGATGACCGGTTCTGCATCCTGCCGGGCATATGGCGTGCCATTTCGGATCACTGGTTGACCGGGACCGGTCTCGGGACCTTCCGGACCGTGTTTCCTGCCTACCGCGATCCGGCCTGCGGGATTTTCGGGATCTTCGACCGGGCGCATAATTTCTATCTCGAAGGATTTCTGGGTCTCGGGATATTGTTCCCGGTCACGGCAATCCTTGCCTTCGCGGTCCTTGCAAGAGTGTTTCGGCAGGGGTTCGCCCAAAGGCGGCGTCTCAGGCATTTTGTGCTGCTTGGCTTGGCGGCAACGGTTCTGGTCGCCCTTCATGCGGCCGTCGATTTCTCGCTGCAAATACCGGGTTTTGCCGTGTTTTATTCCGCCTTCCTCAGTGCGGTCGTGGCGGTAAGCCTTGGGCGCGGCAACGGAGAAGCGGACGTGGCATATGAGCGGCCGCTCAGCCGCTAA
- a CDS encoding sugar transporter, protein MARFGVYRKLAYSGLAVAMFAGMNSSALAAACVRLANLTTVDVNAFTANPAILLDMSDPLVLSSLVRALVGSSGEALLPVIEQAKTANAAQMAAIGSGLGRAANSCQVTDPLSKLAIEKAVAEAASADPNLAPLLAAFAKVLAEGGTAALGPGASSAAAASGIGNDGQVGQTGPGADDGTPFDGAATTAGTLKVSNAGDDSSSSTITIVSTNGGGQSSSDTTQSTSPSVAVIQ, encoded by the coding sequence ATGGCAAGGTTTGGTGTTTATCGTAAGCTTGCATATAGTGGACTTGCCGTTGCGATGTTTGCCGGCATGAATTCAAGCGCCTTGGCGGCCGCTTGCGTGCGCCTCGCAAATCTCACTACCGTCGATGTCAACGCGTTTACGGCTAATCCGGCCATTCTGCTCGACATGTCTGATCCGCTGGTTCTATCGTCACTCGTTCGTGCGCTGGTCGGCAGTAGCGGCGAGGCTCTATTACCGGTAATCGAGCAGGCCAAGACAGCCAATGCCGCACAGATGGCGGCCATCGGCTCGGGTCTTGGTCGGGCTGCAAACAGCTGTCAGGTGACGGACCCGCTATCCAAGCTGGCGATCGAAAAGGCGGTCGCCGAGGCTGCGAGCGCCGATCCCAATCTTGCCCCGCTACTCGCCGCCTTTGCAAAGGTCCTTGCCGAAGGCGGGACCGCGGCGCTCGGTCCAGGTGCAAGCTCCGCCGCTGCCGCATCTGGCATCGGCAATGACGGGCAGGTTGGCCAAACTGGCCCCGGCGCTGACGATGGCACGCCTTTTGACGGCGCCGCGACGACTGCGGGTACGCTGAAAGTTTCGAATGCCGGCGACGACTCGTCTTCGAGCACTATTACGATTGTCAGCACAAATGGGGGAGGCCAATCCTCCTCCGACACGACCCAGTCGACGAGTCCGAGCGTCGCGGTCATACAATAG
- a CDS encoding polysaccharide biosynthesis/export family protein yields MGCSRIGSTRVAIVVALTTILASCTSLPRSGPDHKDVDRDAAVKVTTKERRVGIDYALIDLSKNVLPYFTSAQPTSFKGFGGGRGGAPEIPLGYGDVVQVAIFEAQSGGLFIPSDAGSRPGNYINLPEQTIDRNGTITIPYAGRVPAAGRLKETVEQDVEDRLASRAIEPQVVITTTNSRSSQVAVLGDVNNPQRVTISPAGERVLDVISAAGGLTTNNIETNVTLQRRGKTATVAYNTLLKNPAENIYVAPNDTVSIDHERRTYLALGAAGVSGRFDFEESNLTLGEAIAKAGGLRDDRADPAQVLLYRLVPKKTVQSMNVDTTRFAGETVPVIVRANLRDPATLFAVQQFKMEDKDIIYISNSDSVELVKFLDIVNSVSSTVAGVTDDANDTRNAVQDLGN; encoded by the coding sequence ATGGGTTGTTCTCGTATCGGTAGTACACGCGTCGCCATTGTTGTAGCGCTAACGACTATATTGGCAAGCTGCACATCGCTTCCCAGATCCGGTCCCGATCACAAAGATGTTGATCGAGATGCGGCAGTGAAAGTGACAACGAAGGAGCGTCGCGTCGGCATCGACTACGCTCTGATTGATCTCAGCAAAAACGTTCTTCCCTATTTTACTTCTGCCCAGCCGACGTCCTTCAAGGGATTTGGCGGTGGTCGCGGCGGGGCGCCTGAAATTCCGCTTGGTTATGGCGACGTCGTCCAGGTTGCTATCTTCGAAGCTCAGTCCGGTGGGTTGTTCATTCCCTCGGACGCCGGAAGCCGACCCGGCAATTACATCAATCTGCCGGAGCAGACCATCGATCGAAACGGAACGATCACGATCCCCTATGCCGGTCGCGTACCGGCCGCCGGTCGCCTGAAGGAGACCGTGGAGCAGGACGTCGAAGATCGGCTGGCGAGCCGCGCGATCGAGCCGCAGGTGGTTATTACGACAACGAACAGCCGCTCCAGTCAGGTGGCCGTGCTCGGTGACGTCAACAATCCTCAGCGCGTCACGATCAGCCCGGCCGGTGAGCGTGTTCTCGATGTCATTTCCGCTGCGGGCGGTTTGACGACCAACAATATCGAAACGAATGTGACGCTGCAGCGTCGCGGCAAGACGGCAACCGTCGCCTACAATACGCTGTTGAAGAACCCGGCGGAAAATATCTACGTTGCGCCGAATGACACGGTCTCGATCGATCATGAGCGCCGCACCTATCTTGCGCTCGGCGCCGCGGGTGTCAGCGGCCGCTTCGATTTCGAAGAATCCAACCTGACCCTCGGAGAGGCGATCGCCAAGGCGGGCGGTTTGCGCGACGACCGCGCCGATCCGGCTCAGGTCCTGCTCTATCGCCTGGTCCCGAAGAAAACGGTTCAGTCGATGAACGTCGACACGACGCGATTTGCGGGTGAGACGGTTCCAGTGATCGTCCGCGCGAATCTGCGCGATCCGGCGACCTTGTTTGCGGTTCAGCAATTCAAGATGGAAGACAAGGATATTATCTATATTTCCAATTCGGACTCGGTTGAACTGGTCAAGTTCCTTGACATCGTAAACTCGGTATCGTCCACTGTGGCAGGCGTGACCGACGATGCGAACGATACTCGCAACGCGGTCCAGGATCTCGGAAATTGA
- a CDS encoding KTSC domain-containing protein, with protein sequence MTFFTGNLRSKTAGCKVETAVDSKLIEAITYDEDSRYLRVYLTNGQRREYEGVPKGVVVGLTMAESPGNFYMTAIRGKYPPRP encoded by the coding sequence ATGACATTCTTCACCGGAAATCTCAGATCCAAAACTGCGGGGTGCAAAGTGGAAACTGCGGTTGATTCGAAACTTATCGAGGCGATCACCTACGACGAAGACAGCCGCTATCTACGGGTCTATCTGACAAACGGTCAGCGGCGAGAATATGAGGGCGTCCCCAAGGGCGTCGTTGTCGGCTTGACGATGGCGGAATCCCCGGGGAATTTTTACATGACGGCAATCAGAGGCAAATATCCTCCCCGCCCCTGA
- a CDS encoding UDP-glucose/GDP-mannose dehydrogenase family protein, which yields MRITMIGSGYVGLVSGVCFADFGHDVICVDKDLSKIEALREGRIPIYEPGLEQLVAENTSTGRLSFSTDVGESVRSADVVFIAVGTPSRRGDGHADLSYVYAAAREIATYVEGFTVIVTKSTVPVGTGDEVERIMRETNPAADVAVVSNPEFLREGAAIEDFKRPDRIVVGLNDDRAREAMTEVYRPLYLNQAPLVFTTRRTSELIKYAANAFLAMKITFINEIADLCERVDANVQDVSRGIGLDGRIGAKFLHAGPGYGGSCFPKDTLALAKTAQDYDAPVRLIETTISINDNRKRAMGRKVISAVGGDIRGKKIAILGLTFKPNTDDMRDSPAIAVIQTLQDAGALVVGYDPEGMENARKVIENIEYASGPYEAAAGADALVIVTEWNQFRALDFNRLKQSMRAPVLVDLRNIYRSDEVRKHGFAYTGIGTNLYHESTNA from the coding sequence ATGCGCATCACGATGATTGGATCAGGCTATGTCGGCCTCGTTTCAGGCGTTTGCTTCGCGGATTTCGGCCACGACGTCATCTGCGTCGACAAGGATCTGAGTAAGATCGAAGCCCTTCGCGAAGGCCGTATTCCGATCTACGAGCCGGGTCTGGAGCAACTGGTCGCCGAAAATACCAGCACCGGCCGGCTGTCGTTTTCGACCGATGTCGGCGAAAGCGTCCGTAGCGCCGACGTCGTGTTCATCGCGGTCGGCACGCCATCCCGGCGCGGCGATGGCCACGCAGACCTCTCCTATGTCTATGCGGCGGCGCGCGAGATTGCCACCTATGTGGAAGGCTTCACCGTGATCGTCACCAAGTCGACGGTACCGGTCGGCACCGGCGACGAAGTCGAGCGCATCATGCGCGAAACCAATCCTGCTGCGGATGTCGCCGTCGTTTCCAATCCGGAATTCCTGCGCGAAGGTGCGGCGATCGAAGATTTCAAGCGTCCCGACCGTATCGTCGTCGGGTTGAATGACGACCGGGCGCGCGAAGCCATGACCGAGGTCTACCGCCCGCTTTACCTCAACCAGGCACCCCTGGTCTTCACCACCCGCCGCACCTCGGAACTGATCAAATATGCTGCCAATGCATTCCTCGCGATGAAGATCACCTTCATCAACGAGATCGCCGATCTCTGCGAGCGGGTCGACGCAAACGTCCAGGACGTTTCGCGCGGCATCGGTCTCGATGGCCGTATCGGCGCCAAGTTCCTGCATGCCGGTCCGGGTTACGGCGGCTCGTGCTTCCCCAAGGATACGCTTGCCCTTGCCAAGACGGCGCAGGATTACGACGCGCCGGTCCGGCTTATCGAGACGACGATCTCGATCAACGACAACCGCAAGCGGGCGATGGGACGCAAAGTCATCTCGGCCGTCGGTGGCGACATTCGCGGCAAGAAGATCGCGATTCTCGGCCTGACCTTCAAGCCGAACACCGACGACATGCGCGACAGCCCGGCGATTGCCGTCATCCAGACCCTGCAGGACGCCGGCGCCCTGGTGGTCGGCTACGATCCCGAAGGCATGGAGAATGCCCGCAAGGTGATCGAGAATATCGAATATGCGAGCGGCCCCTATGAAGCGGCCGCCGGTGCGGATGCGCTTGTCATCGTCACCGAATGGAATCAGTTCCGCGCGCTCGATTTCAATCGCCTGAAGCAGTCGATGCGCGCCCCGGTCCTGGTCGACCTGCGCAATATTTACCGCAGCGACGAGGTCCGCAAACACGGCTTTGCCTATACCGGCATCGGCACCAATCTCTATCATGAATCGACAAACGCCTGA